In Acinonyx jubatus isolate Ajub_Pintada_27869175 chromosome B3, VMU_Ajub_asm_v1.0, whole genome shotgun sequence, a genomic segment contains:
- the ZNF410 gene encoding zinc finger protein 410 isoform X5 — MLSDELESKPELLVQFVQNTSIPLGQGLVESEAKDITCLSLLPVTEASECSRLMLPDDTPSHTNSSKEVPSSAVLRSLQVNVGPDGEETRAQTVQKSPEFLSAPESPSLLQDLQPSDSTSFILLNLTRAGLGSSAEHLVFVQDEAEDSGNDFLSSESTDSSIPWFLRVQELAHDSLIAATRAQLAKNAKTSSNGENVHLGSGDGQPKDSGPLPQVEKKLKCTVEGCDRTFVWPAHFKYHLKTHRNDRSFICPAEGCGKSFYVLQRLKVHMRTHNGEKPFMCPESSCGKQFTTAGNLKNHLRIHTGEKPFLCEAQGCGRSFAEYSSLRKHLVVHSGEKPHQCQVCGKTFSQSGSRNVHMRKHHLQLGAAGSQEQEQTVTKPRRFN; from the exons ATGTTATCAGATGAGTTAGAATCCAAACCAGAG CTCCTGGTACAGTTCGTTCAGAATACATCCATCCCATTGGGACAGGGGCTAGTAGAATCAGAAGCTAAAGACATTACTTGCTTGTCCCTCCTTCCGGTGACTGAGGCCTCAGAATGCAGTCGGCTAATGTTACCAG ATGATACTCCAAGTCATACAAACTCCTCCAAGGAGGTCCCTTCCTCGGCCGTGTTGAGAAGCCTTCAGGTGAATGTGGGTCCAGACGGAGAAGAGACGAGGGCTCAGACTGTACAGAAGTCCCCGGAGTTTTTGTCCGCTCCAGAGTCTCCTAGCTTGTTGCAAGATCTACAGCCAAGTGATAGcacttcttttattcttcttaaccTAACAAGAGCAG gtcTGGGCTCTTCAGCTGAGCACTTAGTATTTGTACAAGATGAGGCGGAGGATTCAGGGAATGATTTCCTCTCCAGTGAGAGCACGGATAGTAGTATTCCATGGTTCCTCCGGGTTCAGGAGTTGGCTCATGATAGTTTGATTGCTGCTACTCGCGCACAACTGGCAAAGAATGCAAAAACCAGCAGCAATG GAGAGAATGTCCACCTTGGTTCTGGAGATGGGCAGCCCAAAGATTCTGGGCCCCTTCCTCAAGTGGAAAAGAAACTCAAATGTACAGTTGAAGGCTGTGACCGGACATTTGTGTGGCCAGCTCACTTCAAGTACCATCTCAAAACTCATCG AAATGACCGCTCTTTCATCTGCCCGGCGGAAGGTTGTGGGAAAAGCTTTTATGTGTTGCAGAGGCTGAAGGTGCATATGAGGACTCATAATGGGGAGAAGCCCTTTATGTGCCCTGAGTCTAGCTGTGGTAAGCAGTTCACTACAGCTGGAAATCTGAAGAACCACTTGCGCATCCATACAG gagAGAAGCCTTTCCTTTGTGAAGCCCAAGGATGTGGCCGTTCCTTTGCTGAGTATTCTAGCCTCCGAAAACATTTGGTGGTTCACTCAG GAGAGAAGCCCCATCAGTGTCAAGTATGTGGGAAGACCTTCTCTCAGAGTGGGAGTAGGAATGTGCACATGAGAAAGCATCATTTGCAGCTAGGAGCAGCTGGGAGTCAAGAGCAGGAGCAAACTG